The Cellulosimicrobium sp. ES-005 genome segment TCGCCACGTGCGCGGGGGACGCGGTCGAGGGTTCGGTGGAGTCACTCGGGTACGGCGCGGTCGGGTCGGTGGACACGTCTCCCACGGTACGACGGCGCGAGGTAGAGCCGGGGTTGGCGAGGTAGAGCTGTGAGTCTTGCGGTGGCTGGTCTGGGATCGGCTGGTGAGGATGGCGTCGGCTGCTCGCCGTGGTCGTGACTCGAGGTAGAGCCGGCCCTGTTGGGGGTGCCCTGCTACGGATCTGTCCGGCTGGGGTGGGCGGCCGGCGCTGTTCTGGCCCACCTCGGTGTCCTGATCAGAAGGGTGTCCGCCCCGGTGGGGCGTGACTCGTCACAGTGTTGTCCCGAAGTGACTCCTACCCAGGCCGGCGCCGGCCGCCAGCGGCCGGACCGTCGTCCCTGGAGTAGGAAGGACCCGAGCCACCATGACCATCGTCGCGCATGCGCACCCGTTCGTCGTGGGTGTGGACACCCATGCCCGCAACCACGTCCTAGCGATCCTGACCGGCACTGGTGAGGTCATCGATACCCGAGAGTTCCCGACCACGAGCGCGGGCCTGGCCCGGGCGATCGCGTGGGTCGCGCGCCGCACCGGTGGTGATCTCGCCGTGTTGTGGGTGATCGAGGGCGTCGCGTCCTATGGTGCGGGCCTGACCGGCGCCGTCGAACGGGCGGGCTACGAGGTCGTCGAGGCCGCGCGGATGGACGCGCGCGCCCACCACGGGATCGGCAAGTCCGACCCGTTGGACGCTGCCCGCATCGGTGCCGCCGTCCTGGCGCTGGATACCGACCAGCTGCGCCGTCCTCGCCGGGGCGACGGCATCCGAGCCGCCCTACGCGTCCTGGTCACCGCCCGCGACCACATGACAGGCGAACGCACCGCCACCATCAACGCACTGACCGCCCTGGCCCGCGTGGTCGACCTCGGCCCCGACGCCCGCAAGCCACTGACCCGCACCCAGATCGCCGCAGTCGCGCGCTGGCGCCCGCGCGAGGAAGACCTCGCCACCGCGACCGCACGCACCGAAGCCGTCCGCCTGGCCAAGCGCGTGAACGAGCTCGACGAACAGATCGCCGCCAACCAGGCCCGCTTGACCGAGCTCGTCCAAGCCAGCCAGGCCGCACCGCTGCTGACCAAGATCGGCATCGGCCCCGTCACCGCCGCGATCGCCCTGACCGCCTGGTCCCACCCCGGCCGGGTCCGCTCCGAAGCAGCCTTCGCCGCCCTGGCCGGGGTGAACCCCATCCCCGCGTCCTCGGGCAACACCATCCGTCACCGACTCAACCGCGGCGGCGACCGCCGCCTGAACAAAGCCCTGCACATCGCCGTCCTGACCCGCATGACCCACGACCCCGAAACCCGCGCCTACATCGAACGACGACGAGCCCAAGGACGCACCACCCGAGAGATCCGACGCTGCCTCAAGCGCTATCTCGCCCGCCAGATCTACAGGACCCTCAACACCACCGAACCCGCCACCACCCCAGCTTGACGAACATAGAAGGATCCGTGGTCGTGCCCGACGGCGGTCTGGTCGCCTTGGGTGGTCGGGGTGGGTGGTGGCGCCGCGTCTACCATCCGCCGCTCGTTCCTCGCGGCTCCCGCCAGGCCCGACCACGACGCGGCACCACCACCCACCCCGCCCGACGTCGTCCCGTCCGGGTCGGTCCTCACCGTGGGCGACCGCCCGCGGGTGCGTTCGGCCCAGGCCGCGCGACCTCGCGCGCGGGACGGTCGTCGGTCGCGGCGCCGTCACGTCGAGCAGGTGATTCGGGCGCGTCCGGCGCGCGGGACGAACCCGCGTCGCCTGCTCGACCCACCAGGACGGCCTGGTCGGCCTCGCGCCGAGCCGCCACGGGCACTCTGCTCCGGCGGGCAACCCGATGGTCGCAAGCGGCGACCGACGTCCCGGGCGAGACGATCGCCGAGCGGTGGGGGTGGGCTCGGATGCGAAGGGGCGTCAGAGCGGCGCTCCTCGAACCCACGGCCGAGTGACCGGGGTAACGGCGCCGCAGCCCCGAGCACCGAGGCCACCCGCGCCGCGGACCCGACCCGCGGGCTTGAGACTCGAGGACGCCGCGTACCCGACTCCGCAAGGCTGAAGAAGCGACCACGGTTCAGCGTCGGCGGGCAGCGTTCTGCCCGACGGCCTGTGGTGGCCGCCGGGCAGGGCGTTCGGGCCTGGACGGGTCAGGACTCGGTGGTGCCGTCCTGGGTCGTGGTGCCGTCCTGGGTGCCCGGGCGACCCCCGCCGGTCCGGCCGCCCATGCCGCCGCCGGTCCACTCGCCCGCGACGGCGGTCACCGCGCCCGCGGGGGTGGTCACCGTGTAGGTCTCGCCGGCCGTCACGTCGGGAGTGGAGACGACGACGTTCGCGGTGTCCTTGGTGACTGCGTACTCCGTGAGGACGGTGCCGTCGGCGGTCGTGACGGTGACGGTGTCGCCGGCGCTCGCGGACACGTCCGCCGCGAGCCAGCCCTGCTCCGAGTCGGTCGACGGCACGACGACCATGCCCGCGCTGCCCGCCGCGACGAGCGAGCCGCCGCTGATCGTGAACGTGCCGTTGACGTCCAGAGCGCCGTTGCCGTCGTTCGTCGGACCCTGGACGACAATCTCGCCGCCCGTGACGGTGAGCGAGCCGTTCGAGTCGATCCCGTCGCCGCCCGCGTCGACGGTGAGGGTGCCGCCGGAGATCGTCAGCGTCGAGCCGTCGTCGGTGTCCATGCCGCCACCCATGCCGCCGCCCGCGCCACCGGGGCCGCCCGGGGGCATCTCCGTGCCGTCGGGGAGCTCGCCGCCCTGCGGGGGCTCCGGCATCTGGCCGTCGGACGGCATCTCCGGCGGCGTGCCGCCGGCCGCGGCGCCGTCCGGAGGCTCGGGCATCGTGCCGTCCGCGGACGCGAGCGCGTTCCCGTCAGGCGCCGACCCGGCCGCGGCGTCGCCGCCCGTGGAGCCGGCCGAGGCGTCGCCGTCCGTCGCGCCGTCGGCACTCGTCGCGCCGTCGGTCCCGGTCGCCGTGTCGTCGGCGGTCGAGCCGATGGTCGCGTTGAGGCCGTCGTCGCTCGCCGTCACGTCGACGTCGCCGCCCGAGATCGTGATGGCCGCGCCCTCGATGCCCTCGACGGACGTCGTGACGGCGAGGTCCCCACCCGAGACGGTGACGTCGCCGTCGGCGTGCACGCCGTCGTCGCCCGACGACAGCTCGACCGTCCCGCCCGAGACGGACACGGAGCCGTTCGAGTGCAGCGCGTCGTCGGCGGCGTCGACCGTGACCGACGCGTCGTCACCGACCACGACGCCGACGTCGCCCTTGAGGCCCTTCGCGGAGGCGTCCTCGGCGACGGTCGCGCCGGCGCCGCCCGCGGCGGTCACGGCCAGCGTCCCGCCGGAGACGATGACGTCGGTGACCGCCTGCACGCCGTCGTCGCCCGACGCGACGGCGATCGACCCGCCGCGCACATCGACGAACCCGAGGGTCTCGTCGCCGTCCTCGGTCGACTTGAGCCCGTCCTTCGCGGCGGTGACGTCGAGGGTGCCGCCCGTGACGACGAGGTAGTCCTTGCCGCGGATCCCGTCGTCGCCCGCGTCGACGGTGAGGTCACCGCCCGCGATGACGAGCCCGTCCTGGGAGACGATGCCGTCGTTCCCGTGCGACGTCACGCTGAGCGCGCCGTCGCCGCCGATCACGAGGTCGGCCGTCGAGAACAGCGCGCCGTCGGGCTCGCCGTCGGCGTCCTGGGCGGAGTACGTCTCGGCGTCGGTGAGGCTGCTGGTGGAGCCGTCGGCGAGGATCACGGCGACCTTCTCCGCGTCCTGCACGGTCACGGCGGCGTTCGTCGTCGCGGTGATGTCCGCACCGTCGAGGACGAGCTGGACGAGCCCGTCCTCCGCGGTGTCCACGACGACCTGCCCTTCCAGCGTGCCGCTGAGCACGTACGTGCCGGGGGCGGTGATCGTGACGGCCGAGCCGTCGACGGTCACGCCGTCGCCGTCCGCCGTGGCGGTGTCGCCGTCCAGCGCGACGGTCACCGCGGAGGACGCGTCGTACGCGAGATCGGCGTCGTCCACCGTCACCTCGGTGTTGCCGGCGCGGGCCTCGTCGGGGGTCAGCCCGGCGACGGCGTCCGAGACGACGCTCGCGGTGGTCGTCGCGTTCGTGTCGGTCGAGGCGGTGTCGGTGGTCGCGCTGCTCCCCAGCACGGAGCAGCTCGCGAGGACGGCGGCCGCCGCGGCGGCGGCCAGGGTGGTCAGGGGTCGGCGGATGCGCATCAGAGGCTCCTGTCGTCGTGCCCGGGGGTGCGGGCGGGAGGGGTCGTGGTCCCCGCGGGCGCGGTCGCGTCGGGGGAGGGGGAGAGGTGGCGGCGGATCACGCGGCGCCACGGGCCGTCGGGAAGGTCGGGGCGCAGGAGCGCCAGACCGGTGCCGTACTTGGAGATCCGCTCGGGCCGGTGGCCGTGCCGCCACAGCAGGCGGTCGAGGTCGGACGGCGTGGAGCCGCCCTTGGTCTCGACGACCACCAGGTGCGGGACGGTCCACGTGAGCGGCGCGTGCGCGCCCGGCTGGTCGAGCTCCCACGTGAGGCCCGTGTCGACGGTGGCGCGCGCGGCGCCGTCGGCCCGGGGGAGCAGGAGCGTCGTGCGGCGGTACCGCGACACGAGGCCGGGCGCGAGCGCGTGCTCCGGCACGCCCTCGATGCCCTCGGCCGCGAGCGTGCGGCCCACGAACGTGCGGTCGGCGCCGAGCGCCGTCGGGCACCCGTCGTGCGCGACGCGCTGCTTGAGCGTCGTGCCGCGCGCCGCCCGGGTCTTGACCTCGAGGAAGCTCGCGCCCGAGTCCAGGTAGGTCCGCGTGCGGACCTTGAACCGCCGGCGGCGCCGCGTCGCGGTGAGGCGGAACGACGCGAGGTCGGGGGTGTCGAAGTACACCGACTCGTACGCCGCGCTGCGCGCGCCGTCGATCTCGAGGACCCGCGCACCGGTCGTCGGGGCGAGGGCAGCGAGGACAGTGAGTGCGTCATCGACCGGCAGGACGTACTTGCGGTCGACCCGGGTGAGCAGCGCGGCCGCGTCCACGAGCTTGTCCAGGCCGACGCCGTCGAGCGGGTAGAGGACGGCGCGGACGCGGTCGTCGGCCGTCACGGTCCGGGGGCTCACGCGCGCGCCTCGGTCCGCTCGGGCCGGGCTGCCGGGCCGGGCGTCGTGGCCGCTGCCGGGCTCGGCGGCGTCGGCGCGATCGCCGGGGCGACCGGCGCGAAGGGCGCCGCCTCGTGCGAGGCTCGGAGTGCGCCGTCGGGCACGGGGAGGGGCGCGGCGGCCGCCGGGGCAGGAGCCGGCGTGGCACGACGGCCGGTGCGCGGCTCGGTGTAGCGGACGTCCACCCAGGTGGTGTCGTTGACGAGGTCGAGGCGCTGCACGCTCACGCCACGGACCTCCGCGCCGAGCAGCTCCTCCAGGTGGCGGGTGAGCTCGGCGCGGTCGGTGAGGGCGCGGTCGACGACGACGTTCTGGCTGTGCGCACGGCGCAGGACCCGCGGGTGGTCGACGACGGCCATCACGCCGACGACGAGCGCCGTGCCCGCGAGGGACAGCCAGCCGGTCGTCGCGCCGAGGCCGCCGAGGAGGCCCAGCGCGAGAGCAGCGAAGTAGTAGGCGACCTCGGTCTGGGACAGCTCGGTCGAGCGGAGCCGGATGATCGACAGGACCCCGAAGAGCCCGAGCCCCAGCCCGGCGCCCACGTTGCTCGTCGCGAGCGTCGCCGCGACCGCGAGCACCCCCACGTTGACGCCGAGGTACGCGACCACGAGGTCGCGTCGCCGGTGACGCGGGAAGTAGAGGCCGAACGCGAGGACGGTGACCGCGACGAGGTCGACGAGGTACAGGACGGGCTGGGACACGAGGCCTCCGGGTGCCGGGGCGCTGGGCGCCGTGGTCGAGGACGTTCCCATTCCGCCGGAGGAGCCTGTGCGGTCGCTGTGGAGGGCACAGGCCGCGTGTATGAGTCCCGTTCCGCGGGGCATCGCGTCGAGGTCACGCGGGCCGCCGCGGCGCTCGCGGCCTCGTGACCGGGGTCACGGCGAGGGAACGAGCCGTGATGTTAGCCTCACCTAAGTCACCGACGAGAGGTTGTCATGTCGACCACCACCGCGCCCGCGCCGCGGCGCGCCCGCCCCCAGACCGTCCTCGAGGTCCTCGAGACCGCGTGGCTCTCCCCGCACCTCGTGCGGGTCGTGGCAGGGGGCGAGGGGTTCGCCGCGTTCACCACGAACGAGCACACCGACAAGTACGTCAAGATCATCTTCGCCAAGCCCGAGCTCGGGCTGGAGCCGCCCTACGACGTCGCGGCGCTGCGCGAGACGCTCGCGCCCGAGGACCTGCCCGTGACCCGCACATACACGGTGCGGTGGGTCGACGAGGCGGCGCAGCGCCTCGCGATCGACTTCGTCGTGCACGGCGACGAGGGCCTCGCCGGGCCGTGGGCCGCGCGCGCGAAGCCCGGCGACCGCATCGTCTTCTCCGGCCCCGGCGGCGGGTACGCGCCCGACCCCGACGCCGACTGGCACCTGCTCGCGGGCGACGACTCCGCGCTCCCCGCGATCGCCGCCGCGCTCGAGGCCATGCCGCGCGACGCCGTCGGGCACGCCGTGCTGGAGGTCGGCACCGAGGCGGACCGGCTCCCGCTCGAGGCGCCCGACGGCGTCGAGGTCACCTGGGTGCTGCGCGGCGACGCGCCCGCCGGGACGACGACGCTCCTGCCCGACGCCGTCGCCGACCTCGCGTGGCGCGAGGGCCGCGTGCACGTCTTCGCGCACGGCGAGCGCGAGGCCATGAAGGCCCTGCGCCGCGTGTTCGCGGAGCGCGGCGTCCCCCGCGCCGACCTGTCGCTCTCCGGCTACTGGGCCTACGGCCGCGCGGAGGACCGCTTCCAGGCGGAGAAGCGCGAGCCCGTCGGCAAGATCTTCGAGGACTGAGGAGTCCCATGCACCGCACCACCCTGCGCCGCGCGCTCGCGGCGACGTCCGCGCTCGCCGTCCTCACGCTCGCCGCGTGCTCGTCCGGGGACGGCTCGGGCGACGCCGCGCCGTCGGGCAGCGCGAGCGCCGACGGCGCCGCGGACGCCTTCCCCGTGACGATCCCCACCGCGTTCGGGGACGTCGAGATCCCCGAGGCGCCGGAGCGCGTCGTCGCCCTGGGCTGGGGCGACGCCGAGACCGCGCTCGCGCTCGGCGTCCAGCCCGTCGGGGCGAGCGACTGGCTCGCGTTCGGCGGCGACGGCGTCGGCCCCTGGCTCGACGGCGCGTACGACGAGTCGCCCGAGATCATCGGGACGCTCGAACCCTCGTACGAGCAGATCGCCGTGCTCGACCCCGACGTCATCCTCGACGTGAAGTCGTCCGGCGACCCCGAGCGGTACCAGCGGCTCTCCGAGATCGCCCCGACCGTCGCGATCCCCGAGGGCGGCGAGGCCTATCTCACGCCCATGGAGGACCAGGTCGGGATGATCGCCGCCGCGCTCGGGCGCAGCGAGGCTGGCGACGAGCTGCTCGCCGAGGTCGACGACGCGTTCGCCGCCGCGCGCGACGAGCACCCCGAGTTCGCGGGCAAGACCGCCGTCATCGGGTCGTACTGGGCCGAGGGCTTCGGTGCGTACGTCTCGACGTCCAGCCGCGGCGAGTTCATGCAGGGACTCGGTTTCGAGACGAAGCCCGAGATCGACGACGCCGCCGGCGAGGAGTTCTCCGCGAACCTCGGCACCGAGAACGTCGACCTGCTCGACGCCGACCTCACCGTCATCCAGCCCATCGGCTTCACCGCCGCGGACGTCGAGGCGCTCCCGATCTTCCAGACCGTGCCGTCCGTCGCCGACGGTCGGTACGTCGTGTTCGACGACAAGGACCTCTCCAACGCCTTCTCGCTCGGCACGCCCACGGCCGTGATCTACGCGATCGACAACGTCACGCCGCTGTTCGCGGACGCGCTCGGCGGGTCGTGACGGTGGGCCTCCGGGCGTCGGATCGGGCGGTCTGACCGGCCGATTCGGTGTCCGGGGGTCTGACCAGGTATCCTTCCTGGGCCGGGTTTCCCGGCGAAGGTAGCGTGTCCGAGTGGCCTAAGGAGCACGCCTCGAAAGCGTGTGTGGGTGAAAGTCCACCGTGAGTTCGAATCTCACCGCTACCGCCACCCGAAGGGCCCCGCCCGCGAGATTCCGCGGCTGCGGGGCCCTTCGTCGTACCCGGCCGTCCGTTCTCACTCAGACTTGTGCTGCGGGCCGTCGACCGTGGCCTCCTGGACGAGCTGGTCGATGACGACCCGCAGATCCGGGGCGACATGCGTGCACTTCAGCTAGCGCGGGACGGTCGTCCGCCCTTGCAGGCGTGGCCGAGCAGCGCCGCCGCGTTGCCGATCATCGTCAAATTCACGACCTGCGTCGCCACGGTCGGGCGAAAATCGTGCGGGGTCACCGTGGTGCCGATGGAGGCCCGCGCCGCGTCGAGCGGGTCGAGCACCCGGCTGGAAGAGCGCCGGCCGGCGCGCGTGGACGGAAACTCCAGGGCGTCCACCCGCCGTCCAGGCCGAGGCCCCAGCGCCTCGCGGATCGTGGTGACGACTAACGGGGGCGTGATCTTGCGCGCGACGGGTCGGAAACTGGCTTGGGCTGCCGCACGAGCCGACCCTCGGCCCGGACGACGGTCCCGGACACAGTGAGCGTCGGGACCTCGGCGTCGAGGTCGACGGCGACGTCCGCCTCCCGCAGTGCCAGGCACTCACCGAATCGCAATCCGGTGCTAAGCATCGTGTCGACGATCTGCGGTAAAGGTGTGACGTTGCGACGACCGCGCGTGAGGGCGGGACGGTCCTCCTCTCGCACCCCGCCTTGTGCACCAGCGCGACGTCCTGGACCCCGAGAGTGCGGACTTTGGCCCGGCGAGGATTGCAGAAGATCACCCGTCGCGGACCGGGTCGCCCATGGGATCCCGTTGCTGGCCTATGCCTGGCTCTATACGCTGGCGCCAGCGTGAGCCCTATTGATGCGAAACCACATACTATGGATAGGCGCGATATCTTTGCAGCGGCACGTCCATTCATAACGCCGTTAGTCTGGTCGGACGCGTAGCGCGCACGCTCTAAGGCTTGCTCGATGCACGCCGAGACCTATCTTGCACCAGTTTTCTCCAAGTTGCCACGAGGCGGGAGTCGTCGTCGCTAACAATACGCATGTGCGCGATTCGGTTGCGAATCGGAACTATCTGCGTTCGGAGACTCGCCCAGTGATGCGGTTCGAGACCAAGGCCTCCCAGTTCGTGTCGTTCGCGCAGGTCGAGAAGTTCGGTTGTTGTCAGCCACTCAAGCGGATCGCGAAGATCTGACAGTCGATTCGCGCGGGGCTGCGAATCCTTTTGGGCGCGCTCGATCACAGACTTGGCGAGTTCGCCGTCAAGACACGACTCGCGCCAGGCGTCCATCATTCGCTCGACGAGCGCACGACGCACCATGTTTCGAAGCATTCGCTCGAGCCGCCAGAGCTCGGAGAAGGTGTCAGGGACCGCGGCGCGCGACATCACCGTCTCCGCGGAAACCAGCGCGACCGCTCTGCGAAGATCCCTAAATCCGCCTGGGTTGCTCCAACTGGCTGCGTTGTCGTTGGTCGCGACAAGGCGTGCGCCCCGTAACGCCTCCAGGTCGGGCTTCGAGAGCGCAGCCAAGGCATCCAAAGGCGCAAGTTGCGATTCCCAAAGGGCAGTACTTAGTGCCAAAAGCGTGCGGTCCCCCAACTCCGAGACACAGTGGCGAAGATGCTCCTCGGGGTCATCGTCGTGAACGCTCTCAACCGATAGCGTTGGGAACAGTTGCTTCGCATCGGAGACAACGTCGCTTCCCACCGTGTCGGGAAAAGCAGTCTTTGGCGACCGAGAGATCAGGGCAAAATAGTGTCCTGAGGCGGCCTCGCGCATGATCCGTTCGCGAAGGGGTCCTAATTGGTCACCACGGCCGACCGCCAGTTCCTCCATCCGGTCGACAAAAATCCAGGATTCCTGAGTTTCATCGTCGTTCGAGAGAAAGGCACGCGCCGAAATGTGTCGACCCGGGAGTTCTTCGACCTGCGCTCGGAAATCGTCCGATGCATGCCCGAACTGCAGAAATACGATGGAGAACTGTTCCATCGTACGAGGGAGAGCAGAGACCCAAGTGCTCGCAGATGGTGCCGTCACTTCAACTCCAATAGGACGCTCAATTCGAAGGTGCCGGAGTTCTCACGGATAAGACCCAGGCTGATAAGGTGATGAATCGCGCGATCCTCGTCGCGGGCGATCTCCGCAAAATCTCTGGGGTACTCCTTAAGTGCCTCTAGCAGCACGCTTTCTGTCGGGTAATACCGCGCGAGATGGTTTAGCATCTCCTCGACGTTTCCCGCAACGCCGCGCTGCCATGGGATGAGGCGATGCAATACATCGGCTTTACGCATGACGCGGCGGTATGTATCCATCGGAAGTGTGGCGACGACCTCCGATGCGAGGTTACGATAGAGGTACGCGTGCCCACCGGACGCGTCGTGAAGTGCCTCTAGCGCACCCTCCTGGATTTCGATGCCCATTCGCGCGCCAATTCCGGTAGCGAGCTCGTCGGCTTCTAGCCGGGAGAAGGGCCCCAGGTATCGCGCCTTCGCCCAGGAGAAGAGCGGATTTGGCCGGCCGTACAGGCGCCCGTTCTCTAGAATATGGTTGGTTAGCCCGGAGAGTATAAATGTGAAATTGTCGCTTGACTGTGCAACCGCGCGAAGGCTAGCGAGCACCTGGGCGACGCCTGGGTACTCGCCTTCTTGAGTGTCGACCTGGTCGGAAGGAGTTAGGAATTCGATCTCGTCGAGCAGGAGGACGAGCGTGACGTGTTTGTCTGACAACTGGCGAACGGCGCGATCGAGCGCAGTTTTAAACGAGCTAACTGTCGGTTGCGAAGCCACGGCATCCAACTGCCCGGCATCCACGTCTCGAGATTGGAGTGCGGACGAGATGCGCGAGGCAACTTCGCGCATAAAATCGGGACTCGGATCGACCGGCGGCGAGGGAAGTGTCTCCAGGTCGACGAAGATCGGAAGTAGATGCTCAGACTCGAGCGTCTCGGCCAGCTTGAGAAGGATGCTTGTCTTGCCACTCTTCCGAAGGCCAAATAGTCCGGAAGCCCGCTGATTTACGATGTCGTCTCGAAGTTCTTGGAGCAAGGTCTTTCGCCCGAAGAAGTTCTGTCCGCTCACTGGTGTCGTCTCATAGAACAGGTCGCGGGCGTAGATGTAATCGCGGAGTTGCGAAATGAGGGCGATCGGCTCGGGTCCCAAATTTTGCGGCAAAGGGACTGCAGTGAACTGGAGTTTGGACCAGTCCTTTAGCTTGACTGTGATCCGTTCATCGGGCGCGCTGAAGAAGATCAAATCGGGGGTGACCTCGCGCTTTAGCTTTACGATCCGATCTTTGGCGAGCACGAAGGATCGAATTTGCAGATCGTGGTACGGAGAATAGAAGAATGCGACTTCGCGCGTGAGCCCAAAGGCGGCCTCAATTGCTCCGCTGAATCGTGCAAGTGCAAAACCTGACTCGCGTCCATCGGGAGTTCGGATCATCTCCGCGTGCACAAATTGCGAACCGAGCGCTTGCAGCATCTTCTTGTGCGCTCTTGCCTCGGGGAATGTCGACTCTAGTTTTGCTACCTTCCGGAGAACGTCTTCCCTCGTGGGCTCCTTAACTGGGTTTGCCTGCCACGTATATGTCGTCGCAGGGGTCACGCTGGGTCGCTCCGTCAGACTCACTTCGGTGGCGGATTCTTGGCTGGCGCCATAGTTCTGGTAGATGCGTCTGACGACCGGGTCGGCTACCGTGCTCGACGCAGAGCGCGCGAACTCGCCGATGCTGGTTAGATACTTAAGAATTTCCGCAGATTCGATGTTGAGTTCGCGTGCGATCTCGTACACTCGGGGGTTCAACGGTACCTCGCATTTACGCACGTAGAGCAGTCTTTGCTGGGGCCGGTCTTCGACTCCGCAGTGAGCAGCGTTCTAGTTTCTGATGCCCTCAGGCCCGGGGGGCTCGGCGTTCGTTCTCGAGGCAACGGAGCTCCCCAATGCGTTCGTGTGATGCGATCAGCGCACACAGTACGCCTCGTGCCCGCCCCGTGGCGATCGACACTCGGTTGACTGGAGCTGTGTTGCGGCGTGCTCGCTGCTGTCAGCTGTGGTCCTCTCATGCTGGAGTCGCGGCGCGTCCGCGCCGCGCTGCCGCTGTCCGCCGGAGCCCCGCGCCCAGCTCACACGTTCGCTGCGCGCACCCCGCCGGGTCGCCGGCCGCAACGACGAAGGCGGTTTCGGGACCCGTCCGGAATCGCCTCGCGCCATTCTCTCCACCCTGTGCGACCGTTGCCCGTCTGCTTTTTCACCCTTACGTCATGCTCGACACCACGCCTCGTCGCGCGACGTCGTCTCCAATGCCTCTCTACGAGTCCGGACGTGCTCGATGAACCGGTCT includes the following:
- a CDS encoding IS110 family transposase, which produces MTIVAHAHPFVVGVDTHARNHVLAILTGTGEVIDTREFPTTSAGLARAIAWVARRTGGDLAVLWVIEGVASYGAGLTGAVERAGYEVVEAARMDARAHHGIGKSDPLDAARIGAAVLALDTDQLRRPRRGDGIRAALRVLVTARDHMTGERTATINALTALARVVDLGPDARKPLTRTQIAAVARWRPREEDLATATARTEAVRLAKRVNELDEQIAANQARLTELVQASQAAPLLTKIGIGPVTAAIALTAWSHPGRVRSEAAFAALAGVNPIPASSGNTIRHRLNRGGDRRLNKALHIAVLTRMTHDPETRAYIERRRAQGRTTREIRRCLKRYLARQIYRTLNTTEPATTPA
- a CDS encoding carbohydrate-binding domain-containing protein; this translates as MRIRRPLTTLAAAAAAAVLASCSVLGSSATTDTASTDTNATTTASVVSDAVAGLTPDEARAGNTEVTVDDADLAYDASSAVTVALDGDTATADGDGVTVDGSAVTITAPGTYVLSGTLEGQVVVDTAEDGLVQLVLDGADITATTNAAVTVQDAEKVAVILADGSTSSLTDAETYSAQDADGEPDGALFSTADLVIGGDGALSVTSHGNDGIVSQDGLVIAGGDLTVDAGDDGIRGKDYLVVTGGTLDVTAAKDGLKSTEDGDETLGFVDVRGGSIAVASGDDGVQAVTDVIVSGGTLAVTAAGGAGATVAEDASAKGLKGDVGVVVGDDASVTVDAADDALHSNGSVSVSGGTVELSSGDDGVHADGDVTVSGGDLAVTTSVEGIEGAAITISGGDVDVTASDDGLNATIGSTADDTATGTDGATSADGATDGDASAGSTGGDAAAGSAPDGNALASADGTMPEPPDGAAAGGTPPEMPSDGQMPEPPQGGELPDGTEMPPGGPGGAGGGMGGGMDTDDGSTLTISGGTLTVDAGGDGIDSNGSLTVTGGEIVVQGPTNDGNGALDVNGTFTISGGSLVAAGSAGMVVVPSTDSEQGWLAADVSASAGDTVTVTTADGTVLTEYAVTKDTANVVVSTPDVTAGETYTVTTPAGAVTAVAGEWTGGGMGGRTGGGRPGTQDGTTTQDGTTES
- a CDS encoding polyphosphate polymerase domain-containing protein, whose product is MSPRTVTADDRVRAVLYPLDGVGLDKLVDAAALLTRVDRKYVLPVDDALTVLAALAPTTGARVLEIDGARSAAYESVYFDTPDLASFRLTATRRRRRFKVRTRTYLDSGASFLEVKTRAARGTTLKQRVAHDGCPTALGADRTFVGRTLAAEGIEGVPEHALAPGLVSRYRRTTLLLPRADGAARATVDTGLTWELDQPGAHAPLTWTVPHLVVVETKGGSTPSDLDRLLWRHGHRPERISKYGTGLALLRPDLPDGPWRRVIRRHLSPSPDATAPAGTTTPPARTPGHDDRSL
- a CDS encoding DUF4956 domain-containing protein; its protein translation is MSQPVLYLVDLVAVTVLAFGLYFPRHRRRDLVVAYLGVNVGVLAVAATLATSNVGAGLGLGLFGVLSIIRLRSTELSQTEVAYYFAALALGLLGGLGATTGWLSLAGTALVVGVMAVVDHPRVLRRAHSQNVVVDRALTDRAELTRHLEELLGAEVRGVSVQRLDLVNDTTWVDVRYTEPRTGRRATPAPAPAAAAPLPVPDGALRASHEAAPFAPVAPAIAPTPPSPAAATTPGPAARPERTEARA
- a CDS encoding siderophore-interacting protein, with the protein product MSTTTAPAPRRARPQTVLEVLETAWLSPHLVRVVAGGEGFAAFTTNEHTDKYVKIIFAKPELGLEPPYDVAALRETLAPEDLPVTRTYTVRWVDEAAQRLAIDFVVHGDEGLAGPWAARAKPGDRIVFSGPGGGYAPDPDADWHLLAGDDSALPAIAAALEAMPRDAVGHAVLEVGTEADRLPLEAPDGVEVTWVLRGDAPAGTTTLLPDAVADLAWREGRVHVFAHGEREAMKALRRVFAERGVPRADLSLSGYWAYGRAEDRFQAEKREPVGKIFED
- a CDS encoding iron-siderophore ABC transporter substrate-binding protein translates to MHRTTLRRALAATSALAVLTLAACSSGDGSGDAAPSGSASADGAADAFPVTIPTAFGDVEIPEAPERVVALGWGDAETALALGVQPVGASDWLAFGGDGVGPWLDGAYDESPEIIGTLEPSYEQIAVLDPDVILDVKSSGDPERYQRLSEIAPTVAIPEGGEAYLTPMEDQVGMIAAALGRSEAGDELLAEVDDAFAAARDEHPEFAGKTAVIGSYWAEGFGAYVSTSSRGEFMQGLGFETKPEIDDAAGEEFSANLGTENVDLLDADLTVIQPIGFTAADVEALPIFQTVPSVADGRYVVFDDKDLSNAFSLGTPTAVIYAIDNVTPLFADALGGS
- a CDS encoding AAA family ATPase; this translates as MYEIARELNIESAEILKYLTSIGEFARSASSTVADPVVRRIYQNYGASQESATEVSLTERPSVTPATTYTWQANPVKEPTREDVLRKVAKLESTFPEARAHKKMLQALGSQFVHAEMIRTPDGRESGFALARFSGAIEAAFGLTREVAFFYSPYHDLQIRSFVLAKDRIVKLKREVTPDLIFFSAPDERITVKLKDWSKLQFTAVPLPQNLGPEPIALISQLRDYIYARDLFYETTPVSGQNFFGRKTLLQELRDDIVNQRASGLFGLRKSGKTSILLKLAETLESEHLLPIFVDLETLPSPPVDPSPDFMREVASRISSALQSRDVDAGQLDAVASQPTVSSFKTALDRAVRQLSDKHVTLVLLLDEIEFLTPSDQVDTQEGEYPGVAQVLASLRAVAQSSDNFTFILSGLTNHILENGRLYGRPNPLFSWAKARYLGPFSRLEADELATGIGARMGIEIQEGALEALHDASGGHAYLYRNLASEVVATLPMDTYRRVMRKADVLHRLIPWQRGVAGNVEEMLNHLARYYPTESVLLEALKEYPRDFAEIARDEDRAIHHLISLGLIRENSGTFELSVLLELK